In a single window of the Pseudopipra pipra isolate bDixPip1 chromosome Z, bDixPip1.hap1, whole genome shotgun sequence genome:
- the LOC135406796 gene encoding centrosome-associated protein CEP250-like isoform X2: MGCCHITVLSREGYPGAWEASVSRAALWRAQCRRILLIEASQPTVCTLTGAFFCSTLGVVRSVDLCSTAPTMEPLCGAVCTAFSLAYSGYFLTHLTRHITRGWREAHPLSTTPASEPPLALSLPEDEAKEEGHANAFPRVATPRPEHPEAVKLSASQDSTAQMEKVEWQERMDGGLSVPELLPKQLAVAERKPSFSERELAVVEETVEEWQLQKNLLKEEKADLTKALEKGRERVYWLLQRRGALLCLTEATAICHQPKSASRGLEQLLQDFSCQGHALAQVTREKELLVHERAALEARVAAMERDLQGLSEQLAEARSAKESVQCSLFEAQQHVSQLEMVRSHLQLQVHTITQAKEVIQGDVKCLRRDLEAQRSLMKREREEVAQQLQWTEQQCSQTLGLLERAQEEEKRKLLQNQASELKGQRLEMQELLKQQQNLMAEVEREHERTLFEMMQEAATMKAEQEKLLQEVEREKTALLERLCQTQVELLQTRQQLGQLRQQVKEERENGQNIKEKLEAELQEAQSKMKAVERRQKEEMARLQEEISLLLQHREALQNQVLQEKAREKTALLEKLCRTQVELLQTQQQLEQRRQEVREERENGQIYRGKPASKPMAAAAPSNEASTPQPENSSPSSSSSSRLDAEQLRELREEESLKLLRSIVSVGDPLKKYTGWENIGKGGFGTVYRAFDAVTGGEVAIKLVNLHQQRKEELLKEILVLREKNHPNIVTYVDSYLVSQELWLVMEHMDGGSLTDVISETWMAVGQIAAVCRECLQGLAFLHSNRVIHRDIKSDNILLGLDGAVKLADFGLCAQLTPEHGKRSSMVGTVYWMAPEVVRSQPYGPKVDIWSLGIVAIEMLEGEPPYFKESPSMAQDLIARERTPKLQNPWLHSSLLLDFLNCCLQRDEERRASAQQLLQHPFLQSAEPLSRLVPVIIAAKQSREYRR; encoded by the exons ATGGGATGTTGCCACATCACAGTGCTGTCAAGGGAAGGTTACCCTGGTGCCTGGGAGGCCTCAGTGTCCAGAGCAGCTCTTTGGCGGGCTCAGTGCAGGAGGATCCTCCTGATCGAGGCGTCTCAGCCAACAGTTTGCACCCTGACGGGAGCGTTCTTTTGTTCTACTCTTGGTGTTGTACGGTCGGTGGACTTGTGCAGCACCGCTCCAACGATGGAGCCACTCTGTGGAGCAGTTTGCACTGCTTTTTCTTTGGCCTATTCCGGCTACTTTTTGACTCACCTGACAA GACACATCACACGTGGATGGAGAGAAGCCCATCCTTTG AGCACAACACCAGCATCAGAACCTCCTCTGGCTCTCTCTCTTCCTGAAGATGAGGCTAAAGAGGAGGGCCATGCCAACGCATTTCCACGTGTTGCCACTCCACGGCCTGAACATCCCGAAGCAGTAA AGCTTTCTGCCAGTCAGGACTCCACAGCCCAGATGGAAAAGGTGGAGTGGCAGGAGAGGATGGATGGAGGGCTCAGTGTCCCAGAGCTCCT ACCAAAGCAGCTGGCAGTAGCTGAGAGAAAACCCTCCTTCTCAGAGCGGGAGTTGGCAGTGGTGGAAGAGACAGTGGAGGAATGGCAGCTCCAGAAGAATCTGCTGAAGGAGGAGAAAGCTGACCTTACCAAGGCACTGGAAAAG GGAAGGGAGCGTGTCTATTGGCTGCTACAGAGGCGTGGTGCTCTTCTGTGCCTCACTGAAGCAACAGCG ATTTGCCACCAGCCCAAGTCAGCTAGCAGgggtctggagcagctgctccaggactTCTCTTGCCAAGGGCACGCTCTGGCCCAGGTGACCAGAGAGAAGGAGTTGCTGGTGCATGAGAGGGCTGCCCTAGAAGCCCGAGTGGCAGCCATGGAGCGAGACCTACAAGGCCTTTcagagcagctggcagaggccaG GTCCGCGAAGGAGAGTGTGCAATGCAGCCTCTTTGAGGCTCAGCAGCACGTTTCTCAGCTGGAGATGGTCAGGAGTCACCTGCAACTCCAAGTTCACACAATCACGCAGGCCAAGGAGGTGATACAAG GGGATGTCAAGTGCCTACGGCGTGACCTGGAAGCACAGAGATCCCTCATGAAGCGGGAACGGGAAGAGGTGGCACAACAGCTGCAGTGGACGGAACAGCAGTGCAGCCAAACGCTCGGGCTTTTGGAACGTGctcaggaagaggagaaaagaaagctcCTGCAAAACCAG GCAAGTGAGCTGAAAGGCCAGCGTTTGGAgatgcaggagctgctgaagcaACAGCAAAACCTCATGGCAGAGGTAGAAAGGGAGCACGAGAGAACGCTCTTTGAGATGATGCAGGAAGCTGCCACCATGAAAGCTGAACAAGAAAAG CTCCTGCAAGAAGTCGAGCGTGAGAAGACTGCACTGTTGGAGAGGCTCTGCCAGACTCAGGTAGAGCTGCTCCAAACCCGGCAGCAGCTAGGGCAGCTCAGGCAGCAGgtgaaagaggagagagaaaatgggCAG AACATCAAGGAaaagctggaagcagagctgcaggaagctCAGAGTAAGATGAAGgcagtggagaggaggcaaaaggaagaaatggcAAGATTGCAAGAGGAAATCAGTCTCCTGCTTCAGCACAGGGAGGCTCTACAAAACCAG GTCCTGCAAGAAAAGGCACGTGAGAAGACCGCTCTCTTGGAGAAGCTGTGCCGGACTCAGGTAGAGCtgctccaaacccagcagcagCTAGAGCAGCGCAGGCAGGAGGTGAGAGAGGAGCGAGAGAATGGGCAG ATCTACAGAGGCAAACCTGCCAGCAAACCCATGGCTGCAGCAGCCCCCTCTAACGAAGCCTCCACTCCCCAGCCTGAGAACTCGAGCCCCAGCAGTTCGTCCAGCTCACGCCTGGACGCAGAGCAGCTGCGAGAGCTGAGAGAGGAGGAGTCCCTGAAGCTGCTGA GGAGCATTGTGAGTGTGGGAGATCCACTGAAGAAATACACTGGATGGGAAAATATTGGCAAAGG GGGTTTCGGCACCGTGTACAGAGCATTCGATGCTGTCACGGGAGGAGAG GTGGCCATCAAGCTAGTCAATCTCCATcaacagagaaaagaggaacTCCTGAAAGAAATCCTGGTCTTGAGGGAGAAGAACCACCCCAATATTGTTACCTATGTGGACAG ctACCTTGTCAGTCAGGAGCTCTGGCTGGTGATGGAGCACATGGACGGAGGCTCTTTGACTGACGTTATTAGCGAGACATGGATGGCCGTAGGACAGATAGCAGCTGTCTGTCGGGAG TGCCTTCAGGGACTGGCTTTCCTTCATTCCAACCGGGTCATCCACAGAGACATCAAAAGCGACAACATTCTTCTGGGCCTGGACGGAGCGGTGAAGTTGG CTGATTTTGGCCTCTGTGCTCAGCTCACCCCTGAGCACGGGAAACGGAGCTCCATGGTCGGGACTGTTTACTGGATGGCCCCTGAAGTTGTGAGAAGCCAACCCTACGGCCCCAAGGTGGACATCTGGTCTCTCGGCATCGTGGCAATAGAGATGCTGGAAGGAGAGCCTCCTTACTTTAAGGAAAGCCCTTCCATG GCTCAAGACCTGATAGCCAGAGAAAGGACACCAAAGCTGCAGAACCCCTGGCTACACTCCTCTCTCCTGCTTGACTTCCTGAACTGTTGCCTGCAGAGGGACGAGGAGAGGCGAGCGTCTGCCCAGCAACTTCTGCAG CATCCATTCCTTCAATCAGCCGAGCCTCTCTCCAGACTGGTTCCTGTGATCATTGCAGCGAAGCAGTCGAGGGAGTACAGGAGATAA
- the LOC135406796 gene encoding myosin light chain kinase 3-like isoform X1 yields MGCCHITVLSREGYPGAWEASVSRAALWRAQCRRILLIEASQPTVCTLTGAFFCSTLGVVRSVDLCSTAPTMEPLCGAVCTAFSLAYSGYFLTHLTRHITRGWREAHPLSTTPASEPPLALSLPEDEAKEEGHANAFPRVATPRPEHPEAALTEELSASQDSTAQMEKVEWQERMDGGLSVPELLPKQLAVAERKPSFSERELAVVEETVEEWQLQKNLLKEEKADLTKALEKGRERVYWLLQRRGALLCLTEATAICHQPKSASRGLEQLLQDFSCQGHALAQVTREKELLVHERAALEARVAAMERDLQGLSEQLAEARSAKESVQCSLFEAQQHVSQLEMVRSHLQLQVHTITQAKEVIQGDVKCLRRDLEAQRSLMKREREEVAQQLQWTEQQCSQTLGLLERAQEEEKRKLLQNQASELKGQRLEMQELLKQQQNLMAEVEREHERTLFEMMQEAATMKAEQEKLLQEVEREKTALLERLCQTQVELLQTRQQLGQLRQQVKEERENGQNIKEKLEAELQEAQSKMKAVERRQKEEMARLQEEISLLLQHREALQNQVLQEKAREKTALLEKLCRTQVELLQTQQQLEQRRQEVREERENGQIYRGKPASKPMAAAAPSNEASTPQPENSSPSSSSSSRLDAEQLRELREEESLKLLRSIVSVGDPLKKYTGWENIGKGGFGTVYRAFDAVTGGEVAIKLVNLHQQRKEELLKEILVLREKNHPNIVTYVDSYLVSQELWLVMEHMDGGSLTDVISETWMAVGQIAAVCRECLQGLAFLHSNRVIHRDIKSDNILLGLDGAVKLADFGLCAQLTPEHGKRSSMVGTVYWMAPEVVRSQPYGPKVDIWSLGIVAIEMLEGEPPYFKESPSMAQDLIARERTPKLQNPWLHSSLLLDFLNCCLQRDEERRASAQQLLQHPFLQSAEPLSRLVPVIIAAKQSREYRR; encoded by the exons ATGGGATGTTGCCACATCACAGTGCTGTCAAGGGAAGGTTACCCTGGTGCCTGGGAGGCCTCAGTGTCCAGAGCAGCTCTTTGGCGGGCTCAGTGCAGGAGGATCCTCCTGATCGAGGCGTCTCAGCCAACAGTTTGCACCCTGACGGGAGCGTTCTTTTGTTCTACTCTTGGTGTTGTACGGTCGGTGGACTTGTGCAGCACCGCTCCAACGATGGAGCCACTCTGTGGAGCAGTTTGCACTGCTTTTTCTTTGGCCTATTCCGGCTACTTTTTGACTCACCTGACAA GACACATCACACGTGGATGGAGAGAAGCCCATCCTTTG AGCACAACACCAGCATCAGAACCTCCTCTGGCTCTCTCTCTTCCTGAAGATGAGGCTAAAGAGGAGGGCCATGCCAACGCATTTCCACGTGTTGCCACTCCACGGCCTGAACATCCCGAAGCA GCCCTGACAGAAGAGCTTTCTGCCAGTCAGGACTCCACAGCCCAGATGGAAAAGGTGGAGTGGCAGGAGAGGATGGATGGAGGGCTCAGTGTCCCAGAGCTCCT ACCAAAGCAGCTGGCAGTAGCTGAGAGAAAACCCTCCTTCTCAGAGCGGGAGTTGGCAGTGGTGGAAGAGACAGTGGAGGAATGGCAGCTCCAGAAGAATCTGCTGAAGGAGGAGAAAGCTGACCTTACCAAGGCACTGGAAAAG GGAAGGGAGCGTGTCTATTGGCTGCTACAGAGGCGTGGTGCTCTTCTGTGCCTCACTGAAGCAACAGCG ATTTGCCACCAGCCCAAGTCAGCTAGCAGgggtctggagcagctgctccaggactTCTCTTGCCAAGGGCACGCTCTGGCCCAGGTGACCAGAGAGAAGGAGTTGCTGGTGCATGAGAGGGCTGCCCTAGAAGCCCGAGTGGCAGCCATGGAGCGAGACCTACAAGGCCTTTcagagcagctggcagaggccaG GTCCGCGAAGGAGAGTGTGCAATGCAGCCTCTTTGAGGCTCAGCAGCACGTTTCTCAGCTGGAGATGGTCAGGAGTCACCTGCAACTCCAAGTTCACACAATCACGCAGGCCAAGGAGGTGATACAAG GGGATGTCAAGTGCCTACGGCGTGACCTGGAAGCACAGAGATCCCTCATGAAGCGGGAACGGGAAGAGGTGGCACAACAGCTGCAGTGGACGGAACAGCAGTGCAGCCAAACGCTCGGGCTTTTGGAACGTGctcaggaagaggagaaaagaaagctcCTGCAAAACCAG GCAAGTGAGCTGAAAGGCCAGCGTTTGGAgatgcaggagctgctgaagcaACAGCAAAACCTCATGGCAGAGGTAGAAAGGGAGCACGAGAGAACGCTCTTTGAGATGATGCAGGAAGCTGCCACCATGAAAGCTGAACAAGAAAAG CTCCTGCAAGAAGTCGAGCGTGAGAAGACTGCACTGTTGGAGAGGCTCTGCCAGACTCAGGTAGAGCTGCTCCAAACCCGGCAGCAGCTAGGGCAGCTCAGGCAGCAGgtgaaagaggagagagaaaatgggCAG AACATCAAGGAaaagctggaagcagagctgcaggaagctCAGAGTAAGATGAAGgcagtggagaggaggcaaaaggaagaaatggcAAGATTGCAAGAGGAAATCAGTCTCCTGCTTCAGCACAGGGAGGCTCTACAAAACCAG GTCCTGCAAGAAAAGGCACGTGAGAAGACCGCTCTCTTGGAGAAGCTGTGCCGGACTCAGGTAGAGCtgctccaaacccagcagcagCTAGAGCAGCGCAGGCAGGAGGTGAGAGAGGAGCGAGAGAATGGGCAG ATCTACAGAGGCAAACCTGCCAGCAAACCCATGGCTGCAGCAGCCCCCTCTAACGAAGCCTCCACTCCCCAGCCTGAGAACTCGAGCCCCAGCAGTTCGTCCAGCTCACGCCTGGACGCAGAGCAGCTGCGAGAGCTGAGAGAGGAGGAGTCCCTGAAGCTGCTGA GGAGCATTGTGAGTGTGGGAGATCCACTGAAGAAATACACTGGATGGGAAAATATTGGCAAAGG GGGTTTCGGCACCGTGTACAGAGCATTCGATGCTGTCACGGGAGGAGAG GTGGCCATCAAGCTAGTCAATCTCCATcaacagagaaaagaggaacTCCTGAAAGAAATCCTGGTCTTGAGGGAGAAGAACCACCCCAATATTGTTACCTATGTGGACAG ctACCTTGTCAGTCAGGAGCTCTGGCTGGTGATGGAGCACATGGACGGAGGCTCTTTGACTGACGTTATTAGCGAGACATGGATGGCCGTAGGACAGATAGCAGCTGTCTGTCGGGAG TGCCTTCAGGGACTGGCTTTCCTTCATTCCAACCGGGTCATCCACAGAGACATCAAAAGCGACAACATTCTTCTGGGCCTGGACGGAGCGGTGAAGTTGG CTGATTTTGGCCTCTGTGCTCAGCTCACCCCTGAGCACGGGAAACGGAGCTCCATGGTCGGGACTGTTTACTGGATGGCCCCTGAAGTTGTGAGAAGCCAACCCTACGGCCCCAAGGTGGACATCTGGTCTCTCGGCATCGTGGCAATAGAGATGCTGGAAGGAGAGCCTCCTTACTTTAAGGAAAGCCCTTCCATG GCTCAAGACCTGATAGCCAGAGAAAGGACACCAAAGCTGCAGAACCCCTGGCTACACTCCTCTCTCCTGCTTGACTTCCTGAACTGTTGCCTGCAGAGGGACGAGGAGAGGCGAGCGTCTGCCCAGCAACTTCTGCAG CATCCATTCCTTCAATCAGCCGAGCCTCTCTCCAGACTGGTTCCTGTGATCATTGCAGCGAAGCAGTCGAGGGAGTACAGGAGATAA